One region of Labeo rohita strain BAU-BD-2019 unplaced genomic scaffold, IGBB_LRoh.1.0 scaffold_271, whole genome shotgun sequence genomic DNA includes:
- the LOC127159979 gene encoding lysozyme g isoform X4, translating to MACIYGNIMDIDTTGASQATANQDRLIVNGVEASKRLAETDLARMENYKGLITRVGRAKQMDPAVIAAIISRESRAGAALEDGWGDHGNAFGLMQVDRRYHTPVGAFDSEQHITQATEILIKFIKEIKARFPTWSQEQCFKGGISAYNAGVSSVSSNENIDARTTGQDYSNDVVARAQYYRSMGY from the exons CATGCATTTATGGAAACATCATGGACATAGACACCACCGGTGCATCACAGGCCACAGCAAATCAAGACAGATTAATCGTAAATG GTGTTGAAGCCTCCAAAAGACTGGCTGAGACTGATCTGGCCCGGATGGAGAACTACAAGGGTTTAATCACCAGAGTTGGAAGAGCAAAGCAGATGGACCCCGCTGTGATTGCTGCAATCatatctagagagtccagagctGGAGCTGCTCTGGAGGATGGATGGGGTGATCATGGCAATGCCTTTGGCCTTATGCAG GTTGACAGACGCTACCACACTCCAGTAGGTGCATTTGACAGTGAGCAGCATATCACACAAGCTACTGAGATActcattaaattcattaaagaaattaaagcaAGATTTCCCACATGGTCCCAAGAGCAATGTTTTAAAG GTGGAATATCAGCCTACAATGCAGGTGTGAGTAGTGTCAGTTCGAATGAGAATATCGATGCCAGAACCACAGGACAAGACTACTCCAATGATGTTGTTGCCAGAGCCCAGTATTACAGAAGCATGGGTTACTGA
- the LOC127159979 gene encoding lysozyme g isoform X1 translates to MACIYGNIMDIDTTGASQATANQDRLIVNGVEASKRLAETDLARMENYKGLITRVGRAKQMDPAVIAAIISRESRAGAALEDGWGDHGNAFGLMQVDRRYHTPVGAFDSEQHITQATEILIKFIKEIKARFPTWSQEQCFKGGISAYNAGVSSVSSNENIDARTTGQDYSNDVVARAQYYRSMGY, encoded by the exons ATGG CATGCATTTATGGAAACATCATGGACATAGACACCACCGGTGCATCACAGGCCACAGCAAATCAAGACAGATTAATCGTAAATG GTGTTGAAGCCTCCAAAAGACTGGCTGAGACTGATCTGGCCCGGATGGAGAACTACAAGGGTTTAATCACCAGAGTTGGAAGAGCAAAGCAGATGGACCCCGCTGTGATTGCTGCAATCatatctagagagtccagagctGGAGCTGCTCTGGAGGATGGATGGGGTGATCATGGCAATGCCTTTGGCCTTATGCAG GTTGACAGACGCTACCACACTCCAGTAGGTGCATTTGACAGTGAGCAGCATATCACACAAGCTACTGAGATActcattaaattcattaaagaaattaaagcaAGATTTCCCACATGGTCCCAAGAGCAATGTTTTAAAG GTGGAATATCAGCCTACAATGCAGGTGTGAGTAGTGTCAGTTCGAATGAGAATATCGATGCCAGAACCACAGGACAAGACTACTCCAATGATGTTGTTGCCAGAGCCCAGTATTACAGAAGCATGGGTTACTGA